The following is a genomic window from Sphingobacterium spiritivorum.
CAGAATGTACAGGTAGGCAGGAACCATGGCATATAAGAATGCGTGTTGGAAATCTATATGTAAATGATCTTTTAAATATCCGTATACCAAAGGCCAGATAGCACCTCCCGCAATACCCATGATCATAATAGCAGATCCGATTTTCGTAAATCTACCTAGACCTTTGATGCCAAGAGGGAAGATTGCAGGCCACATTAATGAGTTTGCAATACCCAGAAGAGCAACGAAGATGAAAGATGTAGTGCCGGTAGTTAATACTGAAATAAGGGTAAAAATAATACCAACAATAGTACATACACGTAGAGCCATCTGCTGGGTTACATATTTAGGGATAGCAATGATACCGATAACATATCCAACCAGCATACAGGAAAGTGTAAATGTGGTCGCATAGGTAACAAAAAAGCTATCAATTTTCAATTCCCGGCCATATACACCGATAATATCTCCGGCCATAACTTCTACAGCAACACAGAAGAATATAGCTAATGATCCCAGAAACAGGTGAGGAAACTGAAATACACTTTGTTTCTGCTGAGTATCTGAAGCATTCAGTTCGCTACTTTCTTCTTTGTCTACTTCTACATCCGGAAGATGTGCGAATCTGATCACAATGGCAAACACCACAAAAATAACCGCCAATGCAATATAAGGTGCATGTACTCTTTGTAGTAAATCATCCAGAATCTGATTTTTTACGAGTTCATCTGTTGTAGCGGCTAGTTTTTCTGTAACTTGATGAGCATCTTTCAGAAACAGTGTTCCGAAGATAATAGGAACTGTGATCCCTGCTCCTTTATTAAATAATCCGGCTATTGATATACGTTGTGCCGCACTTTCAATGGGGCCGATGATACTTAAATAAGGATTGACAGCAGTTTGCAATAAAGCCATTGCCGCTCCCTGTACAAAGATTCCGGTAAGGAACAATCCGTAGCTGCGGCTATCCGCTGCCGGAATAAAAATTAATGAACCTAATCCAAGAATTACTAAACTGACGATAAGTCCGTTTTTGAAACCGATCTTTTTCAGTATCCATGAACTTGGTAAAGCCAAAAAGAAATAAG
Proteins encoded in this region:
- a CDS encoding sugar MFS transporter, with translation MEPQKTTQQSTFGPMIICCALFFILGFITWANGTLIPFLKIACNLETDLQAFFVAFASYIAYFFLALPSSWILKKIGFKNGLIVSLVILGLGSLIFIPAADSRSYGLFLTGIFVQGAAMALLQTAVNPYLSIIGPIESAAQRISIAGLFNKGAGITVPIIFGTLFLKDAHQVTEKLAATTDELVKNQILDDLLQRVHAPYIALAVIFVVFAIVIRFAHLPDVEVDKEESSELNASDTQQKQSVFQFPHLFLGSLAIFFCVAVEVMAGDIIGVYGRELKIDSFFVTYATTFTLSCMLVGYVIGIIAIPKYVTQQMALRVCTIVGIIFTLISVLTTGTTSFIFVALLGIANSLMWPAIFPLGIKGLGRFTKIGSAIMIMGIAGGAIWPLVYGYLKDHLHIDFQHAFLYAMVPAYLYILFFAVKGHKVGKA